The DNA segment ccgtgacaggcgcaatgcatgcaagaggctgcaatataaaaccctgttgaacaaacatcttcttaagataaccctctaattttttatccattggatctgagaaagcacagctatcctccaccgggatagtggtcgcttggctaacgtagaaactgctccctccaccttagggaccgtctgccataagtcttgtgtgatggcgtctatagggaacattttttaaatatcGGGGGGAGGGAAAAGGCacacgggtctatcccactccttactaataatttctgtaagtctttttggtataggaaagacgtcagtacacacggtaccgcatagtatctatccaacctacacaatttctctggaattgccaccgtgtcgcaatcattcagagccgctaatacctcccctagtaacacatggaggttctcaagcttaaatttaaaatttgaaatttctgaatccggtctcccggatcagaaccgtcaccgacagaatgaagctcaccgtcctcatgttctgcaaattgtgacgcagtatcagacatggctctcgtgtcatcagcgcgctctgtccttaacccagagctatcgcgtttgccccttaattcgggcatattatataatacttctttcataacattagccatatcatgtaaagtgatttgtaagggcctagatgtacttggcgtctaatcctacgcatctcccgagcgggagacgcaggtactgacacgtgaggagagttaggcggcataacttcccactcgttgtctggtgatagtttctttatcggtacggattgaacaaacagtttcctctgaatcagacatgtttaaacagacttagcaatgaaactagcaagcttggaaatcactttcaataagtttacaagcaatataaaaaacgctgcagcgcttcaaaaatacagatataattaaacaattcttaacaagaagtgtattattagcagaggattgcacccattagcaaaaggatgattaacccctcatacccaaaacggataaaacggatatcaattaagatttaacgcttttaatcacagtcaagcacactgtcacagatctgctgtgactgattacctccctcacaaaattaattttgcagacccctgagctctctagagacgtcctggatcaaggaggaagaagcaggaagactgtgctagaattttaactgcgcaacaaggcgccaaaacaaggtccctcccactcctatcacaacagtgggagccctgatataacggtttccatgcagaaaaatatgttagccatgtggaaaaaaaatcatgcccaaagagatttatcaccaaagtacctcacaaaaacgaataacatgccagtaaacgttttattaaaaagaaacattttccaaagtcatgcaaagttatcactaagcctgtacagtcgctaccactgcagataaggcttaagtattatttcagttttaacagtattttcccagtcaaattctagtccctagaaaataactcgactgcgcatacatttatcagcctgataccagttgccactactgcatttaaggctgtacttacatcatacagcagtattttcttagtcaattccattcccagaaaataaagtactgcacatatctcatttgcggaggaccccgcatgctattccagtttctgaagttaccccactcctcagaatgtcgagaacagacagtggatcttagttacgcctgctaagatcatagaaaaaacacaggcagtttcttcttccaaatactgcctgagatagaaaaacagcacactccggtgccatttaaaataacaaacttttgattgaagaatagataagtagaaactccagctcctctcgcgacctccttctttgttgagggttgcaagagaatgactggatatgacatgtgaggggaggagctatatagcagctctgcttgggtgatcctcttgcaacttcctgttgggaaggcgaatatatcccataagtaatggatgacccgtggactgaacacacttaacaagagaaagactgctgtcactttaataaaaagtatttatccCTCAGAGCGTTATACACACTAATATAacccaagagaaaaagaaaaaaaacaatcttagtacctctacacctcagactgtctgaggtgccctaccgtaactCTCAGAGGATCCACAATTAGTCAGATGCACAGAGGCTGCTTACGAGCGACTCCTTCAACAAGGCGACACAGAAGAAGCTTAGAAGAAGTGACGCCACCCCGCTCCGAGTCAGATGAgcgggaagtcacatgaccggcaaacAGGAACTGTGCAGCAAACTAAAAGCATGCGTTCCAAGAAACTGCCGAGTAAGACCGGAGAATAAAAGTCCTTTTGCAGTCACAATAAAAGCCTCAATAAATTGTGCCCTACCGCTCTTGCGCTTCTAATAAATGCCTAATTTAAACCCTTGTCAACACTACAAGAGTGAATATAATTAAAGAGCCATAGAGGAAACATCCCCAATattaagggaagattaacccctagtctccacaTACAatatgtgcctgcacactgccccagTAAATCCTATCTATAAAGGATTTATCATGTTCCAATATTACTGCAGAGATAACTATTttcctgaagtgcaagtctccaacacctggaagacaaaagcacttacctgcaatatagctgtccggcaggaagacagctctccaggcatgaaaggacacatacaccatacagagacctgtagaaaaagaaagaacagagtaaccaactctggctttctatgactAGGGCAGCAAATACGTCACCAAAACAAGTAAGGACcactcaccacttcctaactgcttaaataCCACctctactcttactcaagagattgatgtggacacagctaaacccaaatccttgcttgcagggaaaagtacccaaaaaagaaataaatatcttcagacaccaaacttcacctcctccattgacagaggcaaagagaatgacagggggttatgggtaagggaagtgacacttaacagctttgctgtggtgctctttgcctcctcctgctggccaggagtgaatatcccactagaaattggaatgacgttgtagaTTCTCCATGTCTTaagaaaagaaagttgtttaaaaaatgcattctctgactgaataatgaaagaaaatgttgggtttcatatccctttaaaataaattacttcTACGACCAACAGCAAAGCATAAATCTGGACTATTTTGGCAAGTATTTACCTCATTGTCTACAACAAATTGGAATGTATCTGCCAAAATCTTCATGCATTCATCAAAGGATAGAGCTGCTCCTTCTCTCAAATCAGCCTTATGCTAGAAggaataataaagagaaaaaaaggatttatttttttctgaactaGGCTTTTTGCCATCTtaggaaacaaaataaaacaaggctGCAATAATTTACCTGTAAGGAGCTGGGAGGGTGCCTGTGTGACTGGTGTCTCAATTGGTGCTGCAAGCTGGATTGGAATGAATTCCCCTGTCTCTTCATCTAATTGCAGCTGAGAATATAATGCTTGTTCCTGTTCCTTTAGAAGCTGTTCTTGCCTTTCCTTTTCAAGcttcttttgtttttctatttcATACTCCTTCTGTCTTTGGCTGTAGTCAAACACTTCACGCCCAACACCAAGGTCAATATCTTGTCTCCAGAGGATGTCAATCAGATTTATATCCTGTAGAAAACAACATATAGAAAGGATAAGAAAAGagcaaatagaaatatattttacatgtaagCTTTGGTAAGAATCAAATTAAATACAGTGCAGAGCATTTTTAGTTAGCAAGTCTGCATAGTAAGGAAAAGTTAAAAAGCAATATTCATTATCTGTATTTCAATATTTGTCCCAACTGCCTCAATATGTAAAAACAAAACTATCAACCTTTTTACAGAGCAGTCAGAGTATATAGTAAATATAGTGCTATGATCCAAATCTTataaatgaaaaacataaattatgcttacctgataatttcatttcaattgagggaggagagtccactgcttcattcattacttgtggaaattaagaacctggccaccagggaggcagacaccccagccaaaggcttaaatacctccccactccttctgccaagggaacaaggaacagtaggaggaatatcagggtataaatggtgccagaagattgatAAATTTAAGTCTGCCCACCGGATAAACgagcgggtgcagtggactctcctcccacagatggaaatgacattatcaggtaagcataattttggttttccatcttaatgggaggagagtccactgcttcattcattacttgtgggaacaaatacccaagctctagaggagactgaatgaaaaaaaaaaaaagacgggaGGGTAAAAATGAGgtagaccctatactgagggcaccacatcctgcagaacctttctcccaaaagctgcttccgctgaagcaaaaacataaaatgtataaaattttgcaaaagtatgtaaggaataccaagtggccgccttacaaatctgctccatagaagcctcaatcttaaaggcccaagaagaggccacagttcTAGtcgagctgtaatcctctgaggaggcttgtgtcccctgtctcatatgccagacggatcatactccttaaccaaaaagaaagaagtggcagaggccctttgccccctgcgcttccctgaatacacaacaaataaggacgaagtctgtctgaactccttcgtggcctgaagataaaacttcaacgcccgaaccacgtccagattatgaagtaacctctccttcgaagaagggttaggacacaaagaaggaactactatttcctgattgatgttccgactcgacacaaccttgggaaggaatcccaatccagttcGAAGAAcaaccttatcggcatgaaaaactaagtagggaggctcacattgcaaggctgccaactcagagactctgcgtgccgaagcaatagccagtaataataggactttccatgaaagaaccttaatgtcaagtgcaggcataggctcaaacggagccctctgcaaaaccttaagaaccaagtttaagctccaaggatgaGCCGAATTTCTGAAGACAGGCataattctaactagagcctgaacaaaggactgaatatcaggaagctctgcaagcttcttatgcaacagtacagataaagccgagatctgtccccttaggaaaCTAGCGGCAAGAtccttatccagaccgtcctggaaaaaggccaaaatcctggataccctgaccttatgtcagggatatccttgttcctcacaccaggacaagtaggtcctccacaccttgtggtagatgcgtcgagtgaccggcttcctggcctgaacgagagtcaATCACTTTttctgaaaatcctctcttggctaagactaaacgttcaatctccatgcagtcagcctcagagaatcgagattttgatgtagaaaaggaccttcaaccagcagatccctgcgaccaggtaacttccacggcggagatgacaacatcgccaccagatccgtaaaccacatcctccgcggccacgacggagcaatcagaatagccgaagcttgctcatgctagatgcgggccactacccgaggtagaagaggcaactgtggaaatatgtaaattaggttgggTTAGgtaagtcccagggtaccgccaaggcatctatcagttccacctggggatccctggatcgcgacccgtatatgggtagtttgcaattgagtctggacgccatgaggtctatctccggtgtcccccatctgctgcagatctccgcgaacatctcgggatggagggaccattcccctggatgaatgtctgtctgctcagaaaaccgcttcccagttgtccacacccggaatgtggattgctgagagctaacaattgtgagtctccgcccattccagaatccaagatacttccctcatggctagggagattCTCGTCgttccctgatggtttatgtaagccaccgaggtaatgttgtccgactggaatctgatgaatcgggatgcCCCCAGAGCATTAAAAatcgcttgaagttccaaaatatttataggtagactcaatttttctcgagtccatctgccctgtgcctttctggcaccccaaacagctcccatcctgatagacttgcatccgtggtcacaatctcccaggatggtctcaaaaaggatgtcccctgagacaactgtTCCAGTTGGGTCCACCAAGTTAGGGACTCCTCACCGGTCTGTTTAGAGATATCtattgggacagatctgaatgatcaccgttccattgtctcaacatgcacagctaaagagttctgagatggaacctggtgaatggaatgacattgatgctggataccatgagcccgatcacctccatacacctggctacagatgtcctggaggatgtctgaagagctagacagttgaacataagcttgcaacgtctctgatctgtcaaaaagatcttcatggctgaagaatctattatcgtacccaggaatttcaccctgttgctgggaaccaatgaactctttcctt comes from the Bombina bombina isolate aBomBom1 unplaced genomic scaffold, aBomBom1.pri scaffold_1441, whole genome shotgun sequence genome and includes:
- the LOC128643896 gene encoding nuclear factor erythroid 2-related factor 2-like, with the translated sequence MMEIEMPPGHQSEQDINLIDILWRQDIDLGVGREVFDYSQRQKEYEIEKQKKLEKERQEQLLKEQEQALYSQLQLDEETGEFIPIQLAAPIETPVTQAPSQLLT